The Cryptomeria japonica chromosome 9, Sugi_1.0, whole genome shotgun sequence DNA segment ATATTCGTATGTGTTCTACAGGCGCCAAGAAAAGACATAGGAAATCAAAAAGTAGAGACGCTGTAAATTCTCCTAAGCCTATATTCAAATGTGATCTACAGGCACCAAGAAAAGACATCCACACAACCACCAAAGGTTTAACTGGCATCTTAATAATAAAGTTTAGGGTGTCTTCAAGATAGCCAGCACGGGCAAGAAGGTCAACCATGCATACATAATGGTCAACTGTAGGTGTAATGCAATAAGAGTTACTCATGTGATTGAAATATGTACAGGCCTGATCTACTAAACCTGCATAGCTGCATGCAAATAGAACACAATTAAAGCTTACAATGTCAGGATATGTTCCGTAGTTCTTCATTAATTCAAAAATTTTGAGAGCATCCTcgcaaaatccattttgtgcatatcctgcaatcatggcattccatgagattacatttttttgaggcattttgtcaaacaattgacatgccttgtgtatgcttccacattttgcatacatgtctaccagggcacttGCGACTACAACATCTGACAGAAATCCCCCTTCCGTTATGCTCCGATGGATGTCCATACCATGTTCCAAAGCTCCCTTTTgagcacaggcagggaggatgctggcaaaggttgcgtAATTtcgctttacacctgccaattgcatttgcttgaaagtttctaaagccttttcaacaaatccattttgaacatatcctgcaatcatcgcattccatgagatgacatctctttgagacattctgtcaaacaattcacgtgctttttctatgcttccacatttggcatacatgtctaccagtgcACTTGCAACTACAACACCTGACAGAAAACCCCCTTCCGTTATGCTTTGATGATGTCAATACCcggttccaaagctcccatttttgcacatgctggaaggatgctggcaaaggttgtggaattcggTTTTACACCTGccgatttcatttgcttgaaagtttctaaagcccttTCCACAAATCCGTTTTGTGCATATCCTgtaatcattgcagtccatgagatgacatctctttgaggcattctgtcaaacaattcacgtgccttgtctatgcttccacattttgcatacgtctaccagggcagttgcaactacaacatctgacaaaattcctctttccttaatgctttgatggatgtccataccctgttccaaagctcccattttggcacaggctgggagtacgctggcaaatgTGAACTGATCGGGTTGAAAACATGTTCGTTGCATTTGGTGAAACAGTGCGATTGCCTCGTGAGGATACCCATGTCTTGGGTAGGTTGCAATAATCGTATTCCATGAGATGTTGTCCTGTTCTTTCATGTGGTCAAACACTTGACGAGCATCAACCAAACTTCCGCACTTAACGTACATGTTAATAAGCTTATTCTGGAAAGTTGTTGCGTGTAGCAAATGCAAATCGGCTGTGAGCGATGAAAGGGTGGATTTTTTTCCCTTGTGAAACCGCATTCTTGAGAATGCAGGTCGGCAATAATTGAAGATATGCAGAGGAGTGTGTAGTAAGCTGAATGTGCAGCGTCTCCTTTAACATGTTTCTGTAAGATTGAGATGAGTTGTGGATTTGACGATCGTAATTGAAGTGTGGAAAATGTGCGGTGTTATTCAGTCGATGTCCACCACAATGATGTCGCTTCTCAGATTTTACAGTAAACGAAGTACTTGGGAGGATAGGTGGAACGGAAGCAGCAGCGCTCTGAGGAATACCCTAGGGTTTCGACCATTGTTGGCCTCGGAGTGCTTAAACTGCTTCCAATGGATAAGCTTCGTTGGATGAATGAATTAATAACGTTCAGAAGACTAAACAATCTATGGGATTGATCATCTTCTTGTTGTATGGTTGGTATCATCTCTGGTTCTATTGCATACTACCCTGGTTGTGTGCCTACTTTTATTTTGATTTTGTCTTATTGTTTTTTTCCCACCCCATATTGTTTGAATTTAATTTATTTGCATGGGTTGAGAGCCGATGgtagtgttggttcccaaaattggAGGTTTGCCAAATTCTAAGAGTATGCAAGTTCTATTTGTCAAGTTTGGCAATTGACATTGGCACGCGAACGAGATTAAACAGAATGGTTAAATTCCTCTACTCTTTAGGCTTTGCTTTGTCTAGGTGGGTATATCTTGAGAATAGTTTAATGTGATGTCCCTTTTtcaatgatgtgctttcagtggtccattggctaTTCTGGAGAcctgtaggctatgtggaaaggagaattagggtttccaattttggTGGAGTTCTCCATGAGCTTTATAGGGTttatcaggagggaattcttcaattctatctatggtttccttctgggtttttatgAACTCCTGGGTGGCATAATATGCAttggattctttggtgaagtgagaacttactattttgagtaagttagggtttggctgattggatgatgttgtcttactgagttttccaagctctttctctaggTGTGAAGATCATGCGTTTCGGaggagtatttcatgacttactatttttagtaagtggcagtatgaaGCATTTCTATTTTTGACAgtttggacagggtcctgatcctgcaaCAATTTAGTGGTCTccattgctcagcttcatcctggtttttgTTGATAattagtattggagtcataagtgatttaattaaatattatttccttgtcctaaggtttaatatttaaatatttgtatttactgATTAAGTGTATTGTGGGCGACTTAAGGAAAAATATTTATCTGATATCAgtattgttattttcctaagtcagtgGCATTAATAAGGTGGCGATTGGGGATGATAAAGCATCTCATGTTATATTAATTTTATGTTGCAAACTTGTCACCTAAGgtaaagttcgaactttgcctaggaaGAAGGGAAAGTGGGCGCCATGTCTAGGTGaggacatgaaatgaaatgaaaggagTTTGAATTGAAtttgggcgccatttgcatttgaatttggtggagcaTGAAGTTACAAATAAGAGCCTTGAGCTCTCATTTTGGATATCttaaaaattgcatcgttatgctgtcgGTTTAGCAATAGAAATCTGAGCTTCGAATTGAGTCTTCCTAGCTAAGTGCAGTTTCGTACTTGTAAGACAATACCTAGCCGTTTTCTGTgttctctcagtgttcttggtgaGTTTGTTGAAGTGTGGGATTGTTGGTTTTGCTATGGTTCGAATTTCGGTGTGTTTCCAGGCTGCTGGGAAAGTCATGGCTGAAGCATACTTTCAATCATAAGTCTTCGTGTGATCGCCTGCTGCTTCTGGGTATTGGCTCTTTGATTTTCTATGTCCTTGGCGAAGAAGTTTGTAAGTTTCCATCACTAATCTCTGAGTATTCATTTTAATTTGCAAATCAAAATTCCTAGCTATGGCGTTTTTCTTTGTATGGGCATTTGGAAGTAAGTCGAGTTAAGTGGGATGTTTGGTGGTCATtttattggttgttcttggttAGTAATGATATAATAGCAGTTTGggtttggtttggagtgatttggGCGAGTTGTAAGAGTGTTTTATGCATTTTAGTGTGTCTTGGTGAGATTTCCAGAAGTTAGTGTTTGGGTGTGCATTTAGAAGTGTGAGTAGATTCGCTGATTGGGGAGTGATTTGGAGAGATTTGGGTGAGTTTGGGGAGAGATTTGAGTGTGTAATAGCTTCTTGAAGTTGTTGGTATGCgtgttgttagaatatttaatctttacttagcttaggtttatttgtatttagtttaggatattcctttggaattcctacatgtaatttgtcctctagtacatgtgtgaggacaagtcatttcttttattttcctttattaaggaatattagatttcctccataagaggatgtggacacatggcacacacattttatgaatggtggcattcatagatttgggagttactttgtaactcctctcctcatctctatttaagagatgtctcctctctcatttcttcttaatgacaatattgtaaagagcttctttctctctctctctctctctctcattttaggcattgcctcattcataatatcacaaggggtttttctttgctttttccctttcaaaagttcttgtgcctccttcttcacatttgggtgatgctccaaagttttttgcttttctcttggtaacaattacttcatcataaactttcttggattttattttcatttccttgctcttgtatttcctttcatggtatcagagcaggtttctaatccttgttttaagttgacattgatgaaggttaccattctgtggagttcaccttgttggaggcattcttgagaggagaagaagttctttttctaatattttctattgtgcaggttttggtttcaaaattttaacttttttttcaaacttgttaacaagtttgcctgcaggtttaatcttctattttttttattaaaaagggccttggaaggcttgccgccaaagttccttctttctagtttaaatttgtgtctttggaaggcttgccgccaaagtttctgttttttttttagtgtgcatagtttggaaggtttaccgccaaacttagtctccttaatctatttggtcggcttgccgccaaaactaatttattattaaatttcatttctgattcacttgcagattttaacttttttcttgcttacaactattctgattcaatttgtttgaatctgccattcagtcctaacatctttatttgcaggtgttattgataaataaaaggGTTTATATTGTAAGAATAGCTGATTGTAGCAAACTATTATAATTTCTCTTTAAGGCAGATATAATttattctttatcattttatttcaaaCCTTCTTTGTATTTAagcattttgaaaatttaaaatctaaaatcaTTTTCAAAGTACCTATAAACGATCCCTAATCATAAAAAAATTAGTTTTACATTCAATAGTTTAACTAGCCTCTGACAAAGGGTACTCAAAAACCTCATTCTTCCCTCAAAATTTTCTGGAGTAGAAACAGACGGCTAAGAGCAGAGATATTGCGATTTATCCTTCAACTTCCAGCACACATCAAAGGTATACTGTTTCAAGTGCGATTGCTTACTTAAAAACTATAACCTAATATTCAATCCACAGATAACCTTCTCAAAGAGACAAACTGTGTAGAAACTAGAATTCTGAAAAAAACTATTCAGTATATTGATCATCGCTCAGCAAGACAACATCGAAGCTCCGTGCAAAAGTAAGAATACTGCATCTATTCTGTGTTATTCCGCTCCTTAGGATCCAGGTAGATCTAAATCTGATCCCTAGAGCCATTACAAACTCTCCAACTATAGTCCACTGGAAACACAGGGCGTCTCCAGGTGGGCGTGGGGCTTGCAGCAAACACAGAGCCACAGacaaattgaacaaacagtttATCCTATTATATAAGAGGTGCATCAACGGTAACATTGTTGTTTCTAGACATTTCTTTGAGAGCCGCTGGCCATCGTTCCTATTTTTTTCTCATCGTAAGAACCAGTCTTCATAGAGAAATCCCTCAGAGCCGTTGCCCAACGTTCCTGCTTTTTCTCATCAGCAACACTCCCCTTTGTCGCCTTCAAATAGCTTTGGCGCTTGTGTAAACTTGGAATAATTGTTGTAAACTGGCTTTACATACCAATAAGTGATTTCATAGCCTTCGCTTTTGACATTTGAGATTTGCTGTTTAAAAATTTCTGCTACTTCGGCACCTTTCACGACTTCATGCTTTCTTGTGTGCATTGTGCTTAGTCTGACAGATAATGCAATACTTGAAAACTTCTCGCGCCCTTTCAATCAAACCTAACAGCATGCAATCGATATAAAACCCTTGGACCCTCTCTTCTTTTACGGTTTCAAGATTTAAAATCCATCATCTGATTCAGGTGATTGCATAGACTACTTGTTTAAACGTCTCCCTGCACTGTAGATTCTCTGCAAAATAACGTTTCTGTCATCTTTCACCTACCTCAAATTTTGCAGCACCGTTACTTGTTTATTCATATCTGAAATATCCTTGCATTGGTAACAATCCATTCCTAGGCTTCTATTATTAATT contains these protein-coding regions:
- the LOC131029668 gene encoding pentatricopeptide repeat-containing protein At4g02750: MYAKCGSIEKARELFDRMSQRDVISWNAMIAGYVQNGFVEKALETFKQMQLAGVKRNYATFASILPACAQKGALEHGMDIHRSITEGGFLSDVVVASALVDMYAKCGSIHKACQLFDKMPQKNVISWNAMIAGYAQNGFCEDALKIFELMKNYGTYPDIKWAGGVRLKW